The nucleotide sequence ACACATCACAATGGAAGACAACAAGCTCATGGTGCTAGCCAAAAGCACTCACAAACtttatgtttattttgcaaGAACGATCATCCTTTATATCGTTGCGCAACATTCAAACAATATGACCTGCAACATCGTCGTGATTTCATTCGAGAGAACAATTTATGTTTCAACTGCATGAGATCCGGACACATCGTCAAGGAATGTCCGTCTCAGAAACGTTGCCAAGCTGATGGGTGTACACGGAAGCACCACACACTACTTCAACAGAATGAAATGCCAACCAGGCCACGATCACCTGTGACCGGAAATATACCCACGGACACTAATAGTAAGGTCAATTCAACAAATGTAAGTTCTTGTTTTGCCAATGTTGTCAACTTTTGTGATATTGATTGTTTTGTTAGGCTCATGGTTGTCCCTGTTGAGGTGAAAGTTTGTGATTCGAACCATAGGTCATTGACATATGCCTTCCTAGATTATGGGGCAACTAGATCCTTGTGTTCCACTAAATTAGCTAGGGATTTGGCTCTCAATGGGGAGCCAGAGAGATGTACAATACGGACTGCCACTGGTCCAAAACTTCATGATGGCATGAAAGCTTCATTTACTATTAGGGGTGTCCATGAACCACAGACCGTTGATGTTCACCATGCCTTGACATTTGACTCGATACCTGATGTACGAGATTCGATACCAAACACTGAAGCCACACACCGTTATCCTCACCTACGGGACCTAAATTTTCCCCTATTGGATAAACCGATCGATTTGCTTATTGGGGCTGATGTCCTGGGTCGTTACCCAATTACCGAAACCCGGGTGGGTGCAGCTGGATTCCCCACTGCATTACACACCATCCTAGGTTGGGCCCTTACTGGCCCAGATGTAAGCATAGCAGAGACCAATGCAGaagtcaattatttgaatactaTACAACCAATTGATTGTTATTTTACTGATTTTTCTAGTTTTAATGAACCTATTTGTCATATGTGTGCTCATGATTTTGCTGATGTCAATGCTAACCCATGTATTACTCAGCCATCCCAAGATGATAGAAGGGCACTTGATTTCAAGAACCAAACTGTGACCAAGGTTGATGGTCGGTTTCAAATTGGACTTCCATGGAAGTCAGACACTGTTAGCCTTCCCTATAACCGTAATATCGCTGAGAAGCGACTAATGTATTTGAAACGTAAATTTATTGGGGACCCCGAATTATTTCAGAATTATTGAGATAAAATTGAGGGTTATATTCAGAATGGTTACGCCGAAGTAATCCCATCACATGCACTCACACCCACAAATAAAACATGGTACATTCCACATCATGCCACACACCAATCTAAATTTGGAGTTGTTTTTGACAGTTCTGCTGAGTGTAAAGGAACttcattgaataaaaatttgcttTCTGGTCCTGACAACAACAACATGCTAACAGGAGTGCTCATTCGATTCAGGCAAGAATTGACTGCATTTGTTTGTGACATAAAAGAAATGTTCCACAAAATTAAAGTTCCACCTGACGACACAGATGCTCAGCGGTTCCTATGGTGGAAGGACCATAATTTGGATAGTGTTGCTATTGACTTTAAAATGTTGTCCCACAACTTTTGGGAACACTTCATCACCTTCTGTTGCCACATTTGCGCTACACAAAGTAGCCACAGACAATCTGTCGAATGCAGATGAAATGACAGTACGCACAGTTATGCGCAATTTTTATGTCGATGATGGACTGAAATCTGTCGATGATCCATCAGATGCTGTAAGACTAATCAAACAGCTCACTGAATTGTTAGCAACTGGAGGTTTTCACCTCACCAAATTTATGAGCAATGATATCAATGTTCTGCAATCAGTTCCAGAAAGTGACCGTGCTCCTGCAATCAAAGACCTCAATCTTGAAAGTAACTCACTCAGTCGAACCCTAGGTGTTCAGTGGAACATGCACACTGATGAATTTGTAGTATATGTCAACATTGAACCAAAGGCGCTCACTCGAAGAGGCATTCTTTCAATGGTGAGTCAAATCTTCGATCCTTTGGGTTTCGTTCAACCATTTATCTTACCTGCCAAGCGAATTCTACAGGATCTTTGTATCGAAGGATACTCATGGGATGACCCCATTACTGGTTTACTAAAGGACCGTTGGAAAAAATGGATCGATAAATTACATGCATTGAATTGCCTGGCGATCCCTCGATGTTACAAACCACAAGAGTTTAAAAGCAACAACATCCAATTACATTGTTTTTGTGATGCCAGCACATCTGGCTATGGAGCATCAGCTTACTTACTACTTACTGGCGACAAAGGTGAagttcattgtttctttgtcaGGGGAGTCGCTAGAGTAACTCCTAAGCAGCCACTGACTATTCTACGACTGGAACTAATCGCTGCAGTTGTGGCTGCTGAACTTGCCAATTCAATTTTACAAGAACTGGACCATACAGTTGACAGCGTTATATATTGGTCAGATTCTATGTCAGTTATCCAGATGATCAATAATCGTTCTGAACGCTTCAAGACATTTGTGGCCAACAGAATAAACACAATTCATCTCTTGTCAAAACCACATCAATGGCACCATGTCGAATCTAAGCTGAATCCAGCTGACATTGATTCTCGTGGTCTAATGCCAAATAAACTGAACAAGGCCAGTATTTGGTTCAAAGGCCCACAATTTATATGGGGAAGTGAAGATGCATGGACCGTGGTTAACGATGGGATTCATAAAGTCCCATGCGACCCACAATTTGTTTCGGAGATGAAAGTTCATTATACTGAATCTATGGAAAATCTCACAGATTCTTTTCCATTACATGAATTGTTATTACGTTACTCATCATTCGAAAAGCTATGTAGATCTGTTGCATGACTACTACGTTTTCGTACATATGCAACTTGGAAATTCTCACATTCTGACAATTCACCAACTTTGGGATTTTCATCTGTGGAGGAATTAGATTGCGTCACTAAAGAAATTATGAAACTAGTACAACAATCATCCCTCTCAGAGGAgctcaaatattttgaagataatACAGGTGCAGACGAGGCACCATCCAATCTACAGAACAAGAAGAAACTCAAAACACAATTTTCGAAAACACTTCTCAAATGCAATCCTTTTGTACAAGACGGAATCCTGCGTGTAGGTGGACGACTTCGAAACTCTGGTTTACCAGTTGATCAGAAGCATCCGATTATTCTTCCACCATACCATCATGTGACAAAGCTGATTATTGGACATTCTGGTACATTACACACACTTGCCTCTGTTCGTGGCAAATATTAGATTTTAAAGGAACAGTCTGCTGTCGCTAAAGGCGTCCGTGACTGTGTCGCTTGCAACAGACGTTCTGCAAAAGTAGGAGAGCAGTGGATGGCAGATCTACCATTTTCTCGTGTTACTGCAGGTAACCCACCATTTTTCTACACTGCAGTTGATCTGTTTGGCCCTGTGAAAGTCAAATTGGGGCAAAGCGAACATAAACGATATGGCTGTATATTTTCATGCATGGCTACAAGGACCATTCATATCGAAGTTGTGGAATCTTTGCATACTTCAGCGTTTTTGCAAGCTTTCTTCAGGTTTACATCCAGATGTGGGAAACCTGCTCATGTTTATTCAGACAATGGATCCAACTTGGTGGCTGGAAGCAAAGCTATTGCAGATGGTATTAACAAATGGTATTCCAAACAGATTGATACATCTCTATCTCAAAAGGGTATACAATGGCATTTTTCGCCTTCTCTTTCTAGTTACCAAAATGGAGTGGTAGAAAGAATGGTACAAGAGGTGAAAAGAATTCTCCGAGCTCTTTTGGATGGCCAGTTTCTCAATGACTACTCATTATGGTCTCTTCTTACAGGAGTGGAGGAAATTCTCAACGATAGACCACTCACACCACTGAGTGATGATCCGAAAAACTTGAATGCCCTTTCTCCCAACTCAATTTTGATTAACAGATTAGAACCTTCTTTACCACCTGATGTGTTCTTTCGAACTGATGAATATAGAAGAGGATACAGACATGTTCAACGATTACTCGATTTATTTTGGCAGCGCGAAGATGCGCACATCCAATTCAACATATGTGCGTGACATAAGGAAGCTTTGTCTACTAGAAGCTGTTTGATACATTTACACACTACATATATAGCaatagcatccacaccacacatACACAGTTACACATACATAACATACATTCTCACTATGGGAATATTAGGTGTCTATTTTTGAGGGAGATAATTTTTTGGTTTTACCCaccctttttattttttggggTCTTGCAttgacaatttcgttatctttATTGGTTTGTTACTGTGTTCATcctttcaattgtttttggaagtcaAGCAAACCtttcttgtttttgaaaatcatttttcttgTTATCGATATAACATTTCATATATTTTCGGGGCCGGTATGTAAGAAATGTTTGCATGCATTTTATGAATCCTTGAGTCCTTCACTGTAAGCACCTTAAGTTAGTCACACTTTATGAGTTTACATTGCACATCTTTACTGTGACGTAATAGTCACTTATTCCCCCGCGCTTTACGGCCTTCTAGAACTTTCCTTGCCACGAGGTAGACGCTTGTTGCGCTTTGCTTATTAGGGAGGATTCTGCGTGACTGCAGATTTTATAGTTTATAGGTTTTACTATTTTCTGTTTATATTACTAAATGATTATCAGGTAGGATTTCTAGAATAGATATGATTATGTTTATCCATAGATTGCCCGATAGGTTGTGAGGATTGCTGTATTTTGTTGTATCGAATATGTCgcttattgtttttatttgtattatagcATTACTTatggctgttctttgagtccttgtcaaaaatagtcaatttatcACTAACACTGACACTGAcactaatactgtaatagacTGTTATCACCGACGTCAACATTAGATGTGTTTAAACAAGATAATAAAGTTTCTTTCAACACAAGTCAACGGGATTGTTGGTGTACAGGTTGCAGTGTGTATTAGTCAGTTGGTGCATAGATTGAAGACATTATTTGGGGACCCAAGTGACAGGACGCGTCTCCAGTTACCCTGTATCTTGGAGTCGCAGTGGGACACATTAGGTACCGTACCCTACGCGTACTTATCCCACAATAACAATACCTCTTGCTATTTTGAAtactattcgttagtttttggctGTGTTCagaaaatttaagtatgaatcaaaaaagtcaatcatcattttgctTTCTTAGGAATTGGAGTTTAATTGCTGTAATCAAAAACTAGTCTATAAATAGATGGGAttaaataggctaaaattctctaccggtacgcaacgttttctgtGAAGTATGCATTCGTGGCGCGTGCTTTTGGCAAAACTGTTGCTGTgtacgtttcttgtgctaaaatgaacgttAGTGCGCTAATAGTACTGCAATCTCTCGCCTAatgctccaatttcacaagtcacactaacttttgtactgcttgcATGCGGATATTCATAGCAGCAGTTTTGCTAacctcaggatagttgtctagaaatcttgtatatttgttttgctaTGATGTTATGGATCtttattctgcgatatagaatttattattcaaatcttcagaaatgtagaatttatattgtggaataaattgaatatctttcctaacttttgtgaatttcttgtattgcattgacaaaaatatttatttaacacaatttgagtcatagCTGTCCCGTGGTCAGGAAAATTTAGTGATCCCTGATCCAAACCATCCCTTGTACCGGTACGATAATCTTCTTGTCTTCGACTGGCCATCAGATACCAACGAATGTGGAACCGCCACACGGTGCgcaattgtaaatttttatggcgtcattaaaaaaattggaagTGTAAAACGAATTCCACAGAGCCTacagtatttttgtttttttttcaggattGTTCCGACCAACTTTATGTCTGTTGTACAGAGCCGTAGTCGAAATGGGTGGTGTGATGGAATGCCATATAACAAGTCTTTACTAGTTACTTTAccaataggataggatttacatatttattccggagGAGAGGAAAACCAATAAGTCGGCTTAACCATAtgtcgaaccacggcctctcgtttgttaccattccatgtcgggtatggaattagacagttatttgttttcgggacttgatggtggatgaagccgcaaccgaccagaggttacgtgaaccatcctacaAAAGGTACTTTCCCCACTTTAActattaaaaagttttttttaacaaatttattCCTTTTCACAGAGATAATACAGTTTAGCATCGCATCTATGATCGTTGAGTTGCCATTTCAAATGTTCATTCAGCATCCCACACTTTTCCCAACTATCACTAGGTTCGCCTGGTGCCCATGCGATATTCTGTGTCGTCCCTTGTACGCCGTCATTCCAGATCCATTTATTCCTGTCCAAATCATCCAAACCAATCCACAATCCGTATACCGGGAACACCGTAATGGGTTTGAGTAGTTTGTTTATGATAGCACTGGAAGAATAATAAAGTACATGAATATAATCTCTTATCTCTCTCACACATCCACACACACTCTCTCCTCTTATATTCTTTTTATACACAGTCAAAAACGCTCTCTCTTTTATATCTCATGATCTCTTAAACGCATATATACCCACTCTTCTTTATCTCTCTCACACATCATGTCAATTTTCTCACATGTACACTCACTCTCTCTTTTATATCCTTTTTATGCGCACCCACACGCGTTCTCTCCTTTATGTCTCATATTCTCTCAAACGCACGTTTACCCACTCTTCTATATCTCTCATGTTATTCACACTCACTCTATCGCACTTACACGTCTATCTTTTCCTTAGACGTACATCACTCTCTCATAACTCTTTTTAAAAGCACACTCACTCTTTCTCATACAGCCACACGGGAGACTGTACACACTTGCGTTTACTTCTCTCACACGTTCACCCACTCCTATTATCTTTATATCATACCcactcactctcacacattCACTCACTCCTATTATTCTTATATCATACGCACTCACTGTCACATATCACTCACTCCCATTATTGTCTTACCCCACTcactcactctcacacattCATTCACTCCAATTATCTTCTTACCACACTcactcactctcacacattCACTCACTCCTATTATTCTTATATCATACGCACTCACTGTCACATATCACTCACTCCCATTATTGTCTTACCCCACTcactcactctcacacattCATTCACTCCAATTATCTTCTTACCACACTcactcactctcacacattCACTCACTCCTATTATTCTTATATCATACGCACTCACTGTCACATATCACTCACTCCCATTATTGTCTTACCCCACTcactcactctcacacattCATTCACTCCAATTATCTTCTTACCACACTcactcactctcacacattCACTCACTCCTATTATTCTTATATCATACGCACTCACTGTCACATATCACTCACTCCCATTATTGTCTTACCCCACTcactcactctcacacattCATTCACTCCAATTATCTTCTTACCACACTcactcactctcacacattCACTCACTCCTATTATTCTTATATCATACGCACTCACTGTCACATATCACTCACTCCCATTATTGTCTTACCCCACTcactcactctcacacattCATTCACTCCAATTATCTTCTTACCACACTcactcactctcacacattTACTCACTCCTAATATTCTTATATCATACGCACTCACTATCACATATCACTCACTCCCATTATTGTCTTATTCCACTCACTTGCTCTCACACATTCATTCACTCCCTTTATTGTCTTACCCCACTcactcactctcacacattCACTCACTCCTATTATTCTTATATCATACACACTCACTCTAACACATTCACCCACTCCGAATATCTTCTTACCCCACTcactcactctcacacattCACCCACTCCAATTATCTTCTTACCCCACTcactcactctcacacattCACCCACTCCAATTATCTTCTTACCACACTCACTCATTCTCACACATTCACCCACTCCAATTATCTTCTTACCCCACTCTCACACATTCACCCACTCCAATTATCTTCTTACCCCACTcactcactctcacacattCACCCACTCCAATTATCTTCTTACCACACTCACTCATTCTCACACATTCACCCACTCCAATTATCTTCTTACCACACTcactcactctcacacattCACCCACTCCAATTATCTTCTTACCACACTcactcactctcacacattCACTCACTCCAATTATCTTCTTACCACACCcactcactctcacacattCACCCACTCCAATTATCTTCTTACCACACTcactcactctcacacattCACCCACTCCAATTATCTTCTTACCACACTcactcactctcacacattCACCCACTCCAATTATCTTCTTACCACACTcactcactctcacacattCACTCACTCCTATTATCTTCTTACCCCACTCACTCACACATTCACCCACTCCTCTTATCTTCATATCATACACACTCACTCTAACACATTCACCCACTCCGAATATCTTCTTACCCCACTCACTCACTCTCACACATACACTATACACATTCACCCACTCCAAATATCTTCTTATCATACTCACTCACTATATAACACATTCACCCACTCCTATTATCTTTATATCATACAcactcactctcacacattCACCCACTCTTCTTCAAATATCTTCTTATCATACTcactcactctcacacattCACCCACTCTTCTTCAAATATCTTCTTATCATACTCACTCACACTAACACATTCACCCACTCCTATTATTGTTATATCATACACACTCACACATTCACCCACTCCAATTATCTTCTTACCACACTCACTCACTCTAACACATTCACCCACTCCTATTATCTTTATATCATACTCACTCACACTAACACATTCACCCACTCCTATTATTGTTATATCATACAcactcactctcacacattCACCCACTCCAATTATCTTCTTACCCCACTcactcactctcacacattCACCCACTCCAATTATCTTCTTACCACACTCACTCACTCTCCCACATTCACCCACTcctattatttttatatcataCACACTGACTCTCACACATTCACCCACTTCAAATATCTTATTACCACACTcactcactctcacacattCACCCACTCCTATTATCTTTATATCATACTCACTCACTCTATAACACATTCACCCACTCCTATTATCTTTATATCATACAcactcactctcacacattCACCCACTTCAAATATCTTCTTATCATACTCACTCACTCTAACACATTCACCCACTCCTATCATACAcactcactctcacacattCACTCACTCCAAATATCTTCTTACCACACTCACTCACTCCAACACATTCACTCACTCCTATTATCTTTATATCATACAcactcactctcacacattCACTCACTCCAAATATCTTCTTATCATACTCACTCACTCTAACACATTCACCCACTCCAATTATATCATACAcactcactctcacacattCACTCACTCCAATTATCTTCTTACCACACTCACTCACTCTAACACATTCACCCACTCCTATTATCTTTATATCATACTCACTCACACTAACACATTCACCCACTCCTATTATTGTTATATCATACAcactcactctcacacattCACCCACTCCAATTATCTTCTTACCCCACTcactcactctcacacattCACCCACTATAATTTTCCTCTTACCACACTCACTCACTCTCCCACATTCACCCACTcctattatttttatatcataCACACTCACACATTCACTCACTCCAATTATCTTCTTACCACACTcactcactctcacacattCACCCACTCCTCTTATCTTCATATCATACACACTCACTCTAACACATTCACCCACTCCGAATATCTTCTTACCCCACTCACTCACTCTCACACATACACATACACTATACACATTCACCCACTCCAAATATCTTCTTATCATACTCACTCACTATATAACACATTCACCCACTCCTATTATCTTTATATCATACAcactcactctcacacattCACCCACTCCAATTATCTTCTTACCACACTCACTCACTCTAACACATTCACCCACCCCTATTATCTTTATATCATACTCACTCACACTAACACATTCACCCACTCCTATTATTGTTATATCATACAcactcactctcacacattCACCCACTCCAATTATCTTCTTACCCCACTcactcactctcacacattCACCCACTCCAATTATCTTCTTACCACACTCACTCACTcactcactctcacacattCACCCACTCCTATTATCTTTATATCATACACACTCACACACTCCTATTATCTTTATATCATACTCACTCACTCTATAACACATTCACCCACTCCTATTATCTTTATATCATACAcactcactctcacacattCACTCACTCCAAATATCTTCTTATCATACTCACTCACTCTAACACATTCACCCACTCCAATTATATCATACAcactcactctcacacattCACTCACTCCAAATATCTTCTTACCACACTCACTC is from Styela clava chromosome 9, kaStyClav1.hap1.2, whole genome shotgun sequence and encodes:
- the LOC144427227 gene encoding uncharacterized protein LOC144427227, which gives rise to MRGFDNIIGHHAYEPAVKLAQLIQMCTGEAKDAIKHLVIVDSPSEGYQAARDNLLYRFGNRTLVIDAHIRQLTEGPRIRTSDTKALCRLASQMRNCFIILTQWKAEQMLDAQAYLKDIFRRLPPTLQADYVHDTSWKNHPIPSFTHLLEFVELRAHLSNNLYGRLMAENDNKPRANDHPLYRCATFKQYDLQHRRDFIRENNLCFNCMRSGHIVKECPSQKRCQADGCTRKHHTLLQQNEMPTRPRSPVTGNIPTDTNSKVNSTNVSSCFANVVNFCDIDCFVRLMVVPVEVKVCDSNHRSLTYAFLDYGATRSLCSTKLARDLALNGEPERCTIRTATGPKLHDGMKASFTIRGVHEPQTVDVHHALTFDSIPDVRDSIPNTEATHRYPHLRDLNFPLLDKPIDLLIGADVLGRYPITETRVGAAGFPTALHTILGWALTGPDVSIAETNAEVNYLNTIQPIDCYFTDFSSFNEPICHMCAHDFADVNANPCITQPSQDDRRALDFKNQTVTKVDGRFQIGLPWKSDTVSLPYNRNIAEKRLMYLKRKFIGDPELFQNY
- the LOC144427228 gene encoding uncharacterized protein LOC144427228 — encoded protein: MLSGSYGGRTIIWIVLLLTLKCCPTTFGNTSSPSVATFALHKVATDNLSNADEMTVRTVMRNFYVDDGLKSVDDPSDAVRLIKQLTELLATGGFHLTKFMSNDINVLQSVPESDRAPAIKDLNLESNSLSRTLGVQWNMHTDEFVVYVNIEPKALTRRGILSMVSQIFDPLGFVQPFILPAKRILQDLCIEGYSWDDPITGLLKDRWKKWIDKLHALNCLAIPRCYKPQEFKSNNIQLHCFCDASTSGYGASAYLLLTGDKGEVHCFFVRGVARVTPKQPLTILRLELIAAVVAAELANSILQELDHTVDSVIYWSDSMSVIQMINNRSERFKTFVANRINTIHLLSKPHQWHHVESKLNPADIDSRGLMPNKLNKASIWFKGPQFIWGSEDAWTVVNDGIHKVPCDPQFVSEMKVHYTESMENLTDSFPLHELLLRYSSFEKLCRSVA
- the LOC144427229 gene encoding uncharacterized protein LOC144427229, whose protein sequence is MKLVQQSSLSEELKYFEDNTGADEAPSNLQNKKKLKTQFSKTLLKCNPFVQDGILRVGGRLRNSGLPVDQKHPIILPPYHHILKEQSAVAKGVRDCVACNRRSAKVGEQWMADLPFSRVTAGNPPFFYTAVDLFGPVKVKLGQSEHKRYGCIFSCMATRTIHIEVVESLHTSAFLQAFFRFTSRCGKPAHVYSDNGSNLVAGSKAIADGINKWYSKQIDTSLSQKGIQWHFSPSLSSYQNGVVERMVQEVKRILRALLDGQFLNDYSLWSLLTGVEEILNDRPLTPLSDDPKNLNALSPNSILINRLEPSLPPDVFFRTDEYRRGYRHVQRLLDLFWQREDAHIQFNICA